From the genome of Cryptococcus depauperatus CBS 7841 chromosome 1, complete sequence, one region includes:
- a CDS encoding glycylpeptide N-tetradecanoyltransferase has translation MPTDPSESLPVKENLSPNVEEVLDKFQQLGQAARMEANAKSDGEDENSDGEGDSDGGDVEKDKSNVEGSSNDKKKKKKKKKSKATKAVQKLKDIATGKASDEIINVVREHMDPAESRDATDEEIRRALKAADLMKILDGKMALGNKSGTKNLGEHKFWKTQPVPQMLGSSSSSVLPLEEGPIDQLKAPADVRQEPINLPSGFEWSTIDIRNEEQCREVYVLLSENYVEDDDAMFRFNYSKEFLLWALTPPGYFPDWHIGVRVAKTKKLVGFISGVRVDIRARKKSFPGAEINFLCVHKKLRSKRLAPVLIKEVTRRVNSIDIWQAIYTAGVVIPTPVGTSRYFHRNLNPPKLVDIGFSPLARGTTVARLVQQYSIPAHPSTPGFREMAIEDVPQVRRLLQKYLSRFELAQKFESDEEVAHWFLSGQGREVDGKRIEQVIWAFVVEDPVTHLITDFVSFYSLPSTIMKHPKHNLLNAAYMFYYASDVLFSAGGSSDDAATHDAKGRRKLERRLNELVGDLLVMAKIAQFDVFNALTLLDNNMFLQEQKFGPGDGFLNYYLYNWNCAPVDGGHSSTSTKKSSQIGFVLL, from the exons ATGCCAACAGACCCAAGCGAATCACTGCCAGTAAAGGAGAACTTATCGCCGAATGTAGAGGAAGTTCTAGATAAATTTCAGCAACTTGGTCAAGCAGCTCGAATGGAAGCCAATGCTAAAAGTGATGGCGAAGATGAAAACAGTGATGGCGAGGGTGATAGCGACGGCGGCGACgtagaaaaagacaagagtaACGTGGAAGGTAGTTCAAAtgacaaaaagaagaagaagaaaaagaagaagtccAAGGCCACCAAGGCAGTACAAAAACTCAA AGATATAGCAACAGGCAAAGCTTCGGATGAGATTATTAATGTTGTCAGAGAGCATATGGATCCTGCTGAAAGTCGTGATGCTACAGATG AGGAAATCCGTCGAGCTCTCAAAGCTGCAGATTTGATGAAAATTctggatggaaagatggcACTGGGGAACAAGAGTGGCACTAAAAATCTTGGTGAACACAAG TTTTGGAAAACTCAACCAGTACCTCAGATGCTAggctcttcttcttcttccgtTCTTCCCCTTGAAGAAGGTCCCATCGATCAGCTCAAAGCTCCTGCAGACGTACGTCAAGAGCCTATAAACCTACCATCGGGTTTTGAGTGGAGTACGATTGATATCAGGAATGAGGAACAG TGCAGAGAGGTATATGTTTTGTTGTCTGAAAACTACGTCGAAGACGACGATGCTATGTTTAGGTTCAACTATTCAAAGGAGTTTTTACTTTG GGCTTTGACTCCACCTGGATATTTTCCCGACTGGCATATTGGTGTTCGCGTcgcaaaaacaaaaaaactTGTAGGATTCATTTCGGGTGTTAGGGTGGATATTCGggcaagaaaaaa ATCATTCCCTGGTGCTGAGATCAACTTCCTCTGTGTTCACAAAAAACTTCGTTCCAAGCGCCTAGCGCCTGTTTTGATTAAAGAGGTTACTCGTCGGGTGAATTCGATAGATATTTGGCAAGCAATATACACCGCTGGCGTTGTTATTCCTACGCCTGTTGGAACTTCAAG ATACTTTCACCGAAACCTCAATCCCCCCAAATTAGTGGACATTGGCTTTTCTCCCCTAGCGAGAGGGACTACAGTTGCTCGGCTTGTTCAACAGTATTCAATCCCCGCCCACCCATCTACCCCTGGCTTCCGTGAAATGGCTATTGAAGATGTTCCGCAAGTCCGTCGGCTTTTGCAGAAGTACTTATCAAGATTTGAGTTGGCTCAAAAATTTGAatcagatgaagaggttgcACATTGGTTCTTGAGCGggcaaggaagagaagTGGATGGGAAACGGATAGAACAAGTTATTTGGGCCTTCGTTGTTGAAGACCCAGTTACCCATCTCATTACAGACTTCGTCTCCTTCTATTCTCTTCCGTCCACCATCATGAAGCATCCCAAACACAATCTTCTTAATGCAGCATACATGTTTTATTATGCCTCGGATGTCTTGTTCTCTGCGGGAGGCAGCTCAGATGATGCAGCAACACATGATGcaaaaggaaggaggaagtTGGAGAGAAGGTTGAATGAACTTGTGGGAGATCTGTTAGTCATGGCAAAAATT GCTCAATTTGACGTCTTCAATGCATTGACTCTATTAGACAACAACATGTTCTTACAGGAACAAAAA TTTGGACCAGGTGATGGTTTCTTGAACT ATTACTTGTATAATTGGAATTGCGCCCCTGTTGACGGTGGACATTCTTCGACTTCAACCAAAAAGAGCTCCCAAATCGGTTTTGTGCTGTTGTAG